The DNA window AAACAATCAACCATGTAGCAGAATTATTTGCTAAGTATGGTTCTAATGTTTGGTTTGAACGTAAAGCAAAAGATCTTTTGCCAGAAGGATACACTAATGAACATTCTCCTAATGGTAAGTTCACTAAGGAAACTGACATTATGGACGTATGGTTTGATTCTGGTTCATCACACCAAGGGGTATTAGCTGAACGTGATTATTTAACATACCCAGCGGACCTTTACCTTGAAGGATCTGACCAATACCGTGGTTGGTTTAACTCTAGTTTGATTACCAGTGTTGTATGTTCAGGACATGCGCCATATAAGGAAATCGTTTCTCAAGGGTTCACACTTGATAAGCGCGGTAACAAGATGAGTAAATCTCAAGGTAACGTTATCGATCCAAATAAGGTTGTTCAACAAATGGGTGCGGAAATTATCCGGTTATGGGTAATGAGTGCTGATACTTCAGCTGATGTTCGTGTATCGATGGGAACATTCCAACAGATTTCTGAAGCATATCGTAAGTTGAGAAATACGTTCCGCTTCTTACTTGCTAATACTAGTGACTTCAATCCTGAAGAAAATACTGTTTCTTATGAGAAATTACAATCGGTAGACAAGTACATGTTGGTTAAACTTAACCACTTCTTGAAGACAATGCGGGAAGATTTTGATAACTATGACTTTCTTGATGCTTATAAGGTATTGATCAATTTTGTAAACAATGATCTTTCAGCTTTCTACATGAACATTGCTAAAGATGTGCTCTATATTGAGGCTGAAAATTCAGAAGTTCGGCGGTCAATGCAAACTGTCTTCTATGATATCCTTTTGACACTTGTTAAGCTTCTTACACCAATCCTTCCTCACACTACAGAAGAAGTATGGAGCTACATGAATGAACTGGAAGATTTTGTTCAATTAACTGAAATTCCAGATCCACGGACATTCGCTGGTGAAGAAGAACTATTGAGCAAGTGGGATGACTTTATGGGAGTACGTTCACATGTTCTGAAGAGTCTTGAAGAGGCACGGAATGCTAAGCTAATCGGTAAATCACTTGAAGCTCAAGTTGATCTTTACTTAACCGATGACCAAAAGCAATTACTTGATAGTCTTAATGAAAACATTCAATTATTGCTAGGGGTTTCTGCTCTTCATGTACATCCAGCTGATGAAGCGCCTTCTGATGCTGACCAATACAACGATGGGGTAGCAGTTAAGGTTATAACTGCTAATGGTGAAACTTGTGCTCGTTGTCGCATGGTTAAGGAAGATGTTGGCAGTGATCCAGCATATCCTGAATTATGTGCTCGCTGTGCTGCGATTGTTCGGGAAAACTTCCCTGAAACAGCAGAAGATGGTTTAGAAGAATAATAATCTCTAAAAAAACGGGTTTTCGTTATCCGGTAAATGACAATTATTTTTAAGCGGTGTAAAATACCAAGTGACACTTGTTGCTTGGTATTTTATTATGGAGTTGGTAAAAAATGCTCAAAGGAAAAGTAAAAAGTTTTGACGAACAAAAAGGATGGGGCTTTATTACAGTTCCTCATGAAGGAGAAATTTTTGTTCATTATAGTGGAATCGAAGGAACGCGTCGTCGCATCCTTCACCCTGATGAAGAGGTCTCATTAGTAATTGTTCAAGGACAAAAGGGACCGCAAGCAGCACATGTTCGTGTTTTAAGATAAGGATGGGTTCTAATGGAATTTGAAGAGCGACCAATAAGTAGTAAAACAGTTTTTCACGGCCATTTAATCGATGTTGAAGTACAGCAAGTTATCACCCCACATGGTAATAAAACACAACGAGAAATCGTCCACCATGCACCAGCAATTGCGATTTTGGCTTTGACGGCTGATAATAAAATGATTCTTGAAAAACAATGGCGCGCACCAATTGCGAAAACAACCCTTGAAATTCCTGCGGGGAAGCTCGACCAACGGGATGCTGATAATGCTCTTCATGCGGCTAAACGTGAATTAAATGAAGAAACAAGGTATGAAGCAACAAGTTTAAAAAAGATTTCTTCATTTTATACTTCTGTTGGTTGTATGGATGAATACATGACTCTTTATTTGGCCACGGGATTAAAACGGGTTAGCAATGAGCTGCCGCAAGATCAAGATGAACAATTGATGTTAAAAGAAGTAACTTTACCACAAGCGCTTGAAATGATTGATCAAGGCGAAATTGAAGATGCTAAGACAATCATGGCAATCTATTACTGGCAAGGAATGAACAACCGTGGATAATAAACAACAAGATGAGCAACAATCACGTATGTCACGTAGTCAATATCGTCAACAGCAACGTCAGACTGAACAACAACCTATTAATGAAGCAACAGAAAATACAACTGATCAACCTTATAGTCGCGAAGCAGTTGCTAGTCAACGTCATGACGAAACAGTGGCAGAAAAAACGGCGCGCTTGAAACGTCGCTTAAATATTGCAATCATTGCTTTGATTGTAGCAATTATTATTGTTTACTTAATACTATTTTATCTTGGATAGAAAAAGGAGAAAAATATGCGATTTGGAATTATCTGTGCAATGCCTGAAGAAATTAAAGAATTAACTGCAAAGTTATCCGATAAACAAGAAAAGAAAATTGGTGGTAAATCCTACCTTTTCGGTAAAATCAATAATCAAGATGTTGTATTAGTAGAATCTGGAATTGGTAAAGTGGAAGCTGGGATTACTACTGAACATTTAATTACCGATTGTGGGGCAGATGTTGTAATTAATTCTGGATCAGCTGGTGGAATTGGTGAAGGGTTACATGTTGGTGATATTGTAATTTCAACTGAAACGGCCTACCATGATGTTGATGCAACTGCATTTAATTACCGTTATGGCCAACTCCCAGGAAAAGAACCACGCTTTAAGGCTTCTGACCAATGGGGAGAAGCCTTAGAAAAAGCCGGCGAAAAGACTGGCTTAAATGTAAAACGAGGATTAATTGTTTCTGGTGATCAATTTATTGCAAGTTCAGAAGCAATTAAAGAGATTTTGAATAATTTCCCTGATGCACTTTCTAGTGAAATGGAAGGGGCAGCGGTTGGACAAGTTGCCACTGACCACCAAATTCCATATGTGGTAGTTCGGGCAATGTCTGATATAGGTGATGAAGATGCCGGCGTTAGTTTTGACGACTTTATTATTGATGCCGGAAAACGCTCTGCAAACATGCTTCTTCAGCTCTTTGCAGATTTAGATAAGTAAATGGAAGGATGAAAAACTCGTGAGTGAGATTTATTTGGATAATGCAGCAACAACCCCAATGACCCCAGAAGTGATTGCGGAAGTGACTAAACAAATGCAAGAATCATGGGGGAATGCCTCAACTGGTTACTCTTATGGGCGTCATGCCAAACTTGTAATGGAAGATAGTCGTCACATTCTTGCCCAAAGCATTAATGCTAATGATAATGAGATTATTTTTACCAGTGGGGGGACTGAAAGTGATAATACTGCTATTATCCAAACTGCTTTTAAACGGCAGAATCTTGGTAAGCATATTATTACAACTACCATTGAGCATGAGGCAGTCTTAAAACCCCTCTATTTTTTAGAAGAACATGGCTTTGAGGTAACCTATTTACCAGTTGATGAAAATGGTAATATCTCAATTGATGATTTTAAGGCCGCTCTTCGTGATGATACGATTTTAGTAACCATTATGATGGAAAACAATGAAGTGGGTAGTCAAATGCCTATCCATGAGATTGGGGAAATTTTGAAAGACCATCAAGCATGGTTCCATACGGATGCAGTTCAAGCATATGGACTGTTGCCAATTGATGTTAAAGCTGACCACATTGATATGCTTTCAACATCGGCCCATAAGATTAATGGTCCAAAGATGATAGGATTTTTGTATCGTCGTGATGGCATTAGTTTTCCAAGCTTTATTAAGGGTGGAGACCAAGAAACTAAACGCCGTGCAGGGACTGAAAATGTACCTGGAATTGCTGGTTTTGCTAAAGCGGTAGAATTAAACACGCCGGAAGTAAAAGAAGAACGGCGTGAGCGTTATTATACCTTTAAGCAAAAGATCGTTAACGCGCTAAAGGAAAATAATGTTGATTTTGAAATTAATGGACAAATCAACAAAACCCACGTGCTTAACTTATGGTTTAAAGGAATTTCAACTTATGTTATCCAGACAGATTTAGACCTTGCTGGCATCGCAGTCTCTGGTGGTTCTGCATGTACAGCGGGTAGTATTGAGCCTTCTCACGTTTTAACAGCGATGTTTAGCGCTGATAGCCCCCGAATTAGTGAATCAATTCGAATTAGTTTTGGTGGGTTAAATACGGAAGAAGATATTGATCAGTTAATTGCTACGATTGTTAAAACCGTTGAAAACCTAAAGAAAATTAATGGGGACAATTAAAATGGAATTTACAAAAACAGTACAAATTTCTGGTGATAAGGATAAATACACAATTAGCCCAGAGATAAAAAAATATGCTTTGCTTGATTTAGGATTTGAACAGACTAACCGGGGAAACTTTGAATATTTAGGAAGTCTCGATACTGATAACCCATTTAAACCTGTTGCCCGTCTGCGGATTTTAATTAACAGTGATTTAGACGGTTTTAAAATGGAGACTCTTTCGGGAAATGGTTTAAGAAAGATTAATATTTTTAATCACCAACGCGCAGCTGAATTTATTCAACAATATCACTATATTTTAGATGAAATGGTTGCCCGGCAAATATTCACTAAATAAAAACTGTGCAGGGATTGAAATACTCTGGTACAATGGTTATCACTGGATGCATGCGACCTTCAATCGTAGATTATTCCAGAATCTATACGAAATGATGGTGATAATTAATGGCTGATAATAGTCATACACGTGTGGTGGTAGGAATGAGTGGAGGAGTCGACTCTTCAGTGACGGCTCTTCTCTTAAAGCGCCAAGGATACGATGTTGTTGGTGTCTTCATGAAAAACTGGGACGACACTGATGAAAATGGTGTTTGTACTGCTACTGAAGACTACAAAGATGTAGCAAAAGTTGCTTCTAAGATTGGGATCCCATACTATTCTGTTAACTTTGAGAAGGAATACTGGGATCGGGTTTTCAAGTATTTCATTGCTGAGTACAAGAAAGGTCGTACACCAAATCCTGATGTTATTTGTAATAAAGAGATCAAGTTCAAGGCTTTTATTGAATATGCTAACCAATTAGGTGCTGATTACGTTGCGACTGGACACTATGCTGATGTAAAGCGTGATGAGAACGGCCGAATGCACTTAATGCGCGCTAAAGACCAACACAAGGATCAAACTTACTTCTTAAGTCAACTTGATTATAAGCAGTTGGATAAGGTAATGTTTCCATTAGCTGGCTACACTAAGCCAGAAATCAGAAAGATTGCTGAAGAAGCAGGGCTTGCTACTGCTGATAAGAAGGATTCTGTTGGAATTTGCTTTATCGGTGAGGATGGTCATTTTCGTGAATTCTTGAGTCAATATATTCCAGCACAACCAGGAAATATGGAGACCCTTGATGGCAAGGTCGTTGGTCAGCATATGGGCTTAATGTATTACACCATTGGTCAGCGTCGGGGGCTTGGCCTTGGTGGTAATAAGGAAAGTAATGAGCCATGGTTTGTAATCGGTAAGGATATGAAGAAGAACGTTCTTTACGTTGGTCAAGGATACGAAAACAGCCATCTTTATGCTACTCATCTTGAAGCGAGTGATATTCACTGGGTTGATGATGTTGTAAGTCGTTATGGGCGTGATTTTCATTGTACGGCCAAGTTCCGCTACCGTCAGACAGATGTTGGCGTTACTGTTCATTTGTCAGATGATGATCAAATGGTAACAGTTGAATTTGATGATCCTGCACGGGCCATCACTCCAGGTCAAGCGGTTGTCTTTTACGATGGAGAGGAATGCCTTGGGAGTGCGATTATTGATCGTGCTTACAGTCATGACCGGCAGCTTCAATACGTTTAATTCATATTTTTTAGACCTTAAAGAAGGCAGAGGTAATTTCGCTTTTGCCTTCTTAAATATACATAAAGTAATAACTCTGTGATAAACAATTGCCGCAAACTCTGGTAAGATAGTAAGTAAAAGGGGTAACGACAGAGATGACAAAAGTTTATTTAATCCGGCACGGAAAAACGCAATGGAATTTAGAATCCCGTTATCAAGGTGCCAATGGCGATTCACCGTTATTAAAGGATAGTTATCGCGAAATTGAATTATTAGCAAGTTCTTTACAAAGGATTCCGTTTGAACACGCTTATACTAGTCCTTTAAAGCGTGCGCGCGTAACAGCTCAGGCATTATTGAACCATTTGAATCCAGAAATCCCATTAACAATTGATAGCCGGTTAAAAGAATTTAATTTAGGCAAAATGGAAGGAATGCGTTTTGAAGATGTTGCGACAAAATGGCCAGAAGTTTTAAAAAACTTTCGTCATCATCCTGATAAATATGATGAATCATTAGTAGAAGGAGAAAGTTTTCTAGAAGTAATCGCTCGTTTCCGTGCAGCAATTGAAGAGTATTGTCGCCAGTATCCTAATGGTAATATTCTCGTGATTTCCCACGGAGCTGCCTTGAATGCTGCCATTAATGCATTGATTGGAACACCTCTTGCTCACTTGAAAGATCGTGGTGGACTAAGCAATACATCAACGACGATTCTTACTACTAATGATGGTCGTCATTTTGAACTTGAAAAGTGGAATGATACATCTTACCTTCACAAGAGCAAGGTTGACCCGACTGATACGATTTAAGAGGTGATATTAA is part of the Limosilactobacillus reuteri genome and encodes:
- a CDS encoding cold-shock protein, which codes for MLKGKVKSFDEQKGWGFITVPHEGEIFVHYSGIEGTRRRILHPDEEVSLVIVQGQKGPQAAHVRVLR
- a CDS encoding NUDIX hydrolase; translated protein: MEFEERPISSKTVFHGHLIDVEVQQVITPHGNKTQREIVHHAPAIAILALTADNKMILEKQWRAPIAKTTLEIPAGKLDQRDADNALHAAKRELNEETRYEATSLKKISSFYTSVGCMDEYMTLYLATGLKRVSNELPQDQDEQLMLKEVTLPQALEMIDQGEIEDAKTIMAIYYWQGMNNRG
- a CDS encoding 5'-methylthioadenosine/adenosylhomocysteine nucleosidase; this encodes MRFGIICAMPEEIKELTAKLSDKQEKKIGGKSYLFGKINNQDVVLVESGIGKVEAGITTEHLITDCGADVVINSGSAGGIGEGLHVGDIVISTETAYHDVDATAFNYRYGQLPGKEPRFKASDQWGEALEKAGEKTGLNVKRGLIVSGDQFIASSEAIKEILNNFPDALSSEMEGAAVGQVATDHQIPYVVVRAMSDIGDEDAGVSFDDFIIDAGKRSANMLLQLFADLDK
- a CDS encoding cysteine desulfurase family protein, which translates into the protein MSEIYLDNAATTPMTPEVIAEVTKQMQESWGNASTGYSYGRHAKLVMEDSRHILAQSINANDNEIIFTSGGTESDNTAIIQTAFKRQNLGKHIITTTIEHEAVLKPLYFLEEHGFEVTYLPVDENGNISIDDFKAALRDDTILVTIMMENNEVGSQMPIHEIGEILKDHQAWFHTDAVQAYGLLPIDVKADHIDMLSTSAHKINGPKMIGFLYRRDGISFPSFIKGGDQETKRRAGTENVPGIAGFAKAVELNTPEVKEERRERYYTFKQKIVNALKENNVDFEINGQINKTHVLNLWFKGISTYVIQTDLDLAGIAVSGGSACTAGSIEPSHVLTAMFSADSPRISESIRISFGGLNTEEDIDQLIATIVKTVENLKKINGDN
- a CDS encoding DUF1831 domain-containing protein, with amino-acid sequence MEFTKTVQISGDKDKYTISPEIKKYALLDLGFEQTNRGNFEYLGSLDTDNPFKPVARLRILINSDLDGFKMETLSGNGLRKINIFNHQRAAEFIQQYHYILDEMVARQIFTK
- the mnmA gene encoding tRNA 2-thiouridine(34) synthase MnmA; this translates as MADNSHTRVVVGMSGGVDSSVTALLLKRQGYDVVGVFMKNWDDTDENGVCTATEDYKDVAKVASKIGIPYYSVNFEKEYWDRVFKYFIAEYKKGRTPNPDVICNKEIKFKAFIEYANQLGADYVATGHYADVKRDENGRMHLMRAKDQHKDQTYFLSQLDYKQLDKVMFPLAGYTKPEIRKIAEEAGLATADKKDSVGICFIGEDGHFREFLSQYIPAQPGNMETLDGKVVGQHMGLMYYTIGQRRGLGLGGNKESNEPWFVIGKDMKKNVLYVGQGYENSHLYATHLEASDIHWVDDVVSRYGRDFHCTAKFRYRQTDVGVTVHLSDDDQMVTVEFDDPARAITPGQAVVFYDGEECLGSAIIDRAYSHDRQLQYV
- a CDS encoding histidine phosphatase family protein; this encodes MTKVYLIRHGKTQWNLESRYQGANGDSPLLKDSYREIELLASSLQRIPFEHAYTSPLKRARVTAQALLNHLNPEIPLTIDSRLKEFNLGKMEGMRFEDVATKWPEVLKNFRHHPDKYDESLVEGESFLEVIARFRAAIEEYCRQYPNGNILVISHGAALNAAINALIGTPLAHLKDRGGLSNTSTTILTTNDGRHFELEKWNDTSYLHKSKVDPTDTI